The Skermanella pratensis genome has a window encoding:
- a CDS encoding bifunctional acetate--CoA ligase family protein/GNAT family N-acetyltransferase has translation MTVRNLDSLLKPTSIALIGASRQPKSIGAVVARNLFNAGFDGPVMPVNPHERSIEGVLCYPTVESLPITPDLAVICTPPDTVPDLVRQLGERGTKAAIIITAGFGELGPEGKALQQRVLDAARPHLMRIAGPNCLGVMVPGRGINASFAHVNPIKGDIALIAQSGAVVTSIADWATSRNVGFSHLISLGGMADVDFGDLLDYMAADYNTRAICLYVEAITHARKFMSAARAAARQKPVIVIRSGRTDEAAKAASSHTGALAGHDDVYDAAFRRAGMLRVVELDELFDAVETLAMGVQITGDRLAIVTNGGGIGVMATDTLIEEGGCLAGLDETVMAKLNAVLPPTWSRGNPIDIIGDASGKRYADTLAALLGDRNHDAILVINCPVAVADGAESARAVVDALKGRKHPVLTSWLGDTSAQEARHLFAANRIPTYETPSKAVRAFMHLVRYRKNQELLMETPASTPEQFQVDEKAARALIDAAIADGRSWLSEFEAKHVLEAYGIPVVETLKARTPEDAAEAARRIARPVALKILSVDIIHKSDIGGVQLHIKTPEEVHAKAVAMLERVRALRPDADIEGFTVQAMASKPGAHELIVGVADDPLFGPVLLFGQGGTSVEVVQDKALGLPPLNTNLAREMMSRTRVWKLLQGYRDRPPAANDQVALTLIKVSQLITDIAEIVELDINPLLADDTGVLALDARIKVAVPALLPGSRRLAIRPYPKKLEKRVKLNDGREFLLRPIRPEDEPIIHRMFERMTPEDIRLRFFAPMKRLSHQMAAKLTQIDYDREMALVAVAQMADGQDELYGIVRIAADPDNQKAEYAVMVRSDMKGKGLGYVLMTQIIEYARSRGIGEVFGEVLRENTTMLAMCHELGFTRRENRDEPGVVEVRISLAEPSGNA, from the coding sequence ATGACCGTTCGCAATCTCGACTCCCTGCTGAAGCCCACGTCGATCGCCCTGATCGGCGCCAGCCGCCAGCCAAAATCCATCGGCGCGGTCGTAGCCCGAAACCTTTTCAACGCCGGTTTCGACGGGCCGGTGATGCCGGTCAACCCGCACGAGCGGTCGATCGAGGGCGTGCTGTGCTACCCCACGGTCGAGTCGCTGCCGATCACCCCGGACCTGGCGGTGATCTGCACGCCGCCCGACACGGTCCCCGACCTGGTCCGCCAGCTCGGCGAGCGCGGCACCAAGGCGGCCATCATCATCACCGCCGGCTTCGGCGAGCTGGGGCCGGAGGGCAAGGCCCTCCAGCAGCGCGTCCTGGACGCGGCGCGCCCCCACCTGATGCGGATCGCCGGGCCGAACTGCCTGGGCGTCATGGTGCCCGGGCGCGGCATCAACGCCAGCTTCGCCCACGTCAATCCCATCAAGGGCGATATCGCGCTGATCGCCCAGTCCGGCGCCGTCGTGACCTCCATCGCGGACTGGGCGACCAGCCGCAACGTCGGCTTCAGCCACCTGATCTCACTGGGCGGCATGGCCGACGTGGATTTCGGCGACCTGCTCGACTACATGGCGGCCGACTACAACACCCGCGCCATCTGCCTCTATGTCGAGGCGATCACCCACGCCCGCAAGTTCATGTCGGCGGCCCGCGCCGCGGCGCGCCAGAAGCCGGTCATCGTGATCCGCTCGGGCCGCACCGACGAGGCGGCGAAGGCCGCCAGCTCCCACACCGGCGCGCTGGCCGGCCATGACGACGTCTACGACGCGGCTTTCCGGCGCGCCGGCATGCTGCGCGTGGTCGAGCTGGACGAGCTGTTCGACGCCGTCGAGACGCTGGCCATGGGCGTGCAGATAACCGGCGATCGGCTGGCGATCGTGACCAACGGCGGCGGCATAGGCGTGATGGCGACCGACACCCTGATCGAGGAAGGCGGCTGCCTCGCCGGATTGGACGAGACCGTGATGGCGAAGCTGAACGCCGTCCTGCCGCCGACCTGGAGCCGCGGCAACCCGATCGACATCATCGGCGACGCCTCGGGCAAGCGCTATGCCGACACGCTCGCGGCGCTGCTCGGCGATCGCAACCATGACGCCATCCTGGTGATCAACTGCCCGGTCGCGGTCGCGGACGGCGCCGAGTCGGCGCGGGCCGTGGTGGACGCCCTGAAGGGGCGCAAGCATCCGGTCCTGACGAGCTGGCTCGGCGACACCTCCGCGCAGGAGGCGCGGCACCTGTTCGCCGCCAACCGGATCCCGACCTACGAGACGCCGAGCAAGGCCGTCCGCGCCTTCATGCACCTGGTGCGCTACCGCAAGAACCAGGAGCTGCTGATGGAGACTCCGGCCAGCACGCCCGAGCAGTTCCAGGTCGACGAGAAGGCGGCGCGCGCCCTGATCGACGCGGCCATCGCCGACGGCCGGAGCTGGCTCAGCGAGTTCGAGGCCAAGCACGTCCTGGAAGCCTACGGCATCCCGGTGGTCGAGACGCTGAAGGCCCGCACCCCGGAGGATGCGGCCGAGGCCGCGCGCCGCATCGCCAGGCCGGTGGCCCTCAAGATCCTGTCGGTCGACATCATCCACAAGTCCGACATCGGCGGCGTCCAGCTCCACATCAAGACGCCGGAGGAGGTCCACGCCAAGGCCGTGGCCATGCTGGAGCGGGTCCGGGCGCTGCGGCCCGACGCCGACATCGAAGGCTTCACCGTCCAGGCCATGGCGAGCAAGCCCGGCGCCCACGAGCTGATCGTCGGCGTCGCCGACGACCCTCTGTTCGGGCCGGTGCTGCTGTTCGGCCAGGGCGGCACCTCGGTCGAGGTGGTCCAGGACAAGGCGCTGGGATTGCCGCCGCTCAATACCAATCTCGCGCGCGAGATGATGTCGCGCACCAGGGTCTGGAAGCTGCTCCAGGGCTACCGCGACCGGCCGCCCGCCGCGAACGACCAGGTGGCGCTGACCCTGATCAAGGTCAGCCAGCTGATCACCGACATCGCCGAGATCGTCGAGCTGGACATCAACCCGCTGCTGGCCGACGACACCGGGGTGCTGGCGCTCGACGCCCGCATCAAGGTGGCGGTGCCCGCCCTTCTTCCAGGATCCCGGCGGCTCGCGATCCGGCCCTACCCGAAGAAGCTGGAGAAGCGGGTCAAGCTCAACGACGGGCGGGAGTTCCTGCTGCGCCCGATCCGGCCCGAGGACGAGCCGATCATCCACCGGATGTTCGAGCGCATGACCCCGGAGGACATCCGCCTGCGCTTCTTCGCGCCGATGAAGCGCCTGTCGCACCAGATGGCCGCCAAGCTGACCCAGATCGACTATGACCGCGAGATGGCGCTGGTCGCCGTGGCTCAGATGGCCGACGGCCAGGACGAGCTCTACGGCATCGTCCGCATCGCGGCCGACCCGGACAATCAGAAAGCCGAATACGCCGTGATGGTGCGCAGCGACATGAAGGGCAAGGGCCTGGGCTACGTCCTGATGACCCAGATCATCGAGTATGCCCGTTCCCGGGGCATCGGCGAGGTGTTCGGCGAGGTGCTGCGCGAGAACACCACCATGTTGGCGATGTGCCACGAGTTGGGCTTCACCCGGCGGGAGAATCGCGACGAGCCGGGCGTGGTGGAGGTCCGGATTTCCCTAGCCGAGCCGTCCGGCAACGCCTGA